The sequence TACTCAACCTGGAGAAGACAGCACTGTGGCTGGAAATGCTGTTACTCACAAACAAAGTGCCCTTCATTGATGTTTCAGCTTCTAGGATGTGTCCTGGCCGTTGTGAGCCAGAATACGTGGAGTCTATAAAAGGCCACATTGCTGAAATACTGGCTCATGTTAAAACACTGCCAAGTATCACATCTCAGGCCATCACTACCAGTGAGATCTTCTCTGCTGATTGGAATCTATGCACCATCTTTGGTGTTCTCCTGGGCTACCCAGCTTCCTATACTTTCACTGCCGAGGAGGGGTTTGACAACTGTTTGTCTCTGACCCCACTGAGAGTTTTTACTGTCCAGGCCTCTTGTTGTAGGATAAGTAAAGATCTCAGAGTCCGAATTTATTCCTTTAGTGTCCCAGAGAACCTGTATCTTGCCATGAAGGAGGGgctggatgcatggagtggaaaccTGAAGGACGTATTTAGTGCACAGAATGACTTTGCAAACCTCTGTATCTCAACAGAGGTGGTTTCTCTAGCAGCTGTTGCTTTGTAAATCTAATTTCTTCATTTCTTATCACAGGTTTGGGGGGTGCTAGGCATGAAATCTAGAGGAACACTTAACACTCCCTTATGGACTAAGGTTCCCTCAGGAATAGCTTGAAACCACAGCTCACCCCCACACCTGGAATTTAGGGCCCAAAGCACTGGATGTGAAAGGTGACCATGTTAGATGCTGAATCTGTACTCGCCATGTCACTGGTACATGGAACACTTGCCTTTCCTGGAAGTGCACTTTGTGGATTCAGGCACCGACAGCTGGGTTGCAGGCAGTTCATGCAGGATGGATCCCAGTTGTAGGGTGTTCAACTCctaaggtttgtctacacttatagcactgctgtagcacttagtgaagacgctacctatgccaatgggagagctgcgtaggtactccaccttcctgagaggcggtagctacgGCGACAGGAGAAGCCATTCtgtcgacatagtgctgtctgcaCCAGAAGTTCAGTCGGtatagctatgttgctcaggggtggggATTTTCCACTCCCTTGAGTGATGTCATTATACCAACATCAGTTCATAGTATGGACCAGGGCCTAGTAACCTGACTCTAATGGCACAATTGAACTCTGCCTTCCACATAGGCCTGTGGTAATTCCATCCCCTGCCCTACCACATCAACAGCAGCTCCTAATAGCAGTTTGACTAGAAGAATGAGCACAGTGACAGGAGTCAAGAAGCCATGGGTTCTAATctcatttttttcctctggctgCATTTGGGCAAGTGATTTCTCCCCATATGTGCCTTAGTTTccacatctgcaaaatggggatatttACCTCTCAGAACTAGTGTGAGGATTAAAAAGGGGTCTATATTTGTATTGTGCTTGGAACGTGTAAAGTTTGATAAATATTACTACTTAATGCCCATGTTATCTAGTGTAACGCATCTACTATAGACCCTGCTTGTGCTAACAGCACAAATGT comes from Lepidochelys kempii isolate rLepKem1 chromosome 21, rLepKem1.hap2, whole genome shotgun sequence and encodes:
- the C21H1orf74 gene encoding UPF0739 protein C1orf74 homolog, producing the protein MATPSCQLLIAAAQQNLKPGRKKGLSPAGSLHLAGEILAVASGLKPALLYDYNSVGINKIENYLQQIQGIGLTRHRLHLLNIADNVLILNLEKTALWLEMLLLTNKVPFIDVSASRMCPGRCEPEYVESIKGHIAEILAHVKTLPSITSQAITTSEIFSADWNLCTIFGVLLGYPASYTFTAEEGFDNCLSLTPLRVFTVQASCCRISKDLRVRIYSFSVPENLYLAMKEGLDAWSGNLKDVFSAQNDFANLCISTEVVSLAAVAL